One genomic segment of Bacillus oleivorans includes these proteins:
- a CDS encoding HesB/YadR/YfhF family protein, translated as MTENMLSKKEVQLKMELFISDTAVKWFKEEVGLKNGDHVKFHARYGGSSPVQQGFSLGFSTEEPPRNIAASTKAEGILFFVDETDLWYFDGHNLNVEYNEQYDEVEFKYKKA; from the coding sequence ATGACTGAGAATATGCTTTCGAAAAAAGAGGTGCAATTAAAAATGGAACTGTTTATTAGTGACACAGCAGTGAAATGGTTTAAGGAGGAAGTTGGATTAAAGAATGGGGATCATGTGAAATTTCACGCGAGATACGGAGGTTCAAGCCCCGTTCAGCAAGGATTTTCTCTTGGATTTTCAACGGAAGAGCCTCCAAGAAACATCGCAGCAAGCACCAAAGCAGAGGGAATCTTATTTTTTGTAGATGAAACCGATTTGTGGTATTTCGATGGACACAATCTGAATGTTGAATACAATGAGCAATATGATGAAGTAGAATTTAAATATAAGAAAGCATAA
- a CDS encoding GerAB/ArcD/ProY family transporter, whose protein sequence is MEKAKISSYQFFVLLFLFEMGSALIIPLGIEAKQDAWLAILLGMLGGLLLFLVYYLLYQYYPDIPLTEYLQKTAGKVLGWIIALLYLLYFAYIAARVLRDFGTMLVTFAYPDTPLFIINALLIIVLTYAVKSGIESVARTGELLFVLMYLLAIAGFILIVISGLIDINNLKPLLEEGTWPVVKTAFTQTLYVPFGEAVVFAMILPYLSNPKKARMTGVSALCLSGINLAIVMAVNISVLGIDYTMRSQYPLLSAIQRIQVAEFLERLDVFYMLGTVIGGFFKICIFFYAVVIGASGLFNVKKPSRLAYPIGLVILILSMTIASSYSEHIREGLDIVPIYLHLPFQVIIPIFLLAIAFVKNRKKQTKKDPNISEPDSPVIE, encoded by the coding sequence ATGGAGAAGGCAAAAATCAGTTCATATCAATTCTTTGTCCTGTTGTTTTTATTTGAGATGGGGAGTGCTTTAATCATTCCTCTTGGGATCGAAGCGAAACAGGATGCCTGGCTAGCCATTCTCCTTGGAATGTTAGGCGGTCTATTACTATTTTTAGTTTATTATCTGCTTTATCAATATTATCCGGATATCCCACTAACCGAGTATTTGCAAAAGACAGCAGGGAAAGTGCTCGGGTGGATCATCGCCTTACTGTATCTCCTCTATTTCGCATACATAGCGGCTAGAGTATTACGCGACTTTGGTACGATGCTGGTCACTTTTGCATACCCAGATACGCCTTTGTTTATTATCAATGCTTTATTAATTATTGTTCTTACTTATGCAGTAAAATCAGGGATTGAGTCAGTAGCCAGAACAGGAGAGCTGCTCTTTGTTTTAATGTATCTGCTTGCCATTGCCGGCTTTATATTAATAGTTATTTCTGGATTAATTGATATCAATAATTTAAAACCACTGCTTGAAGAAGGAACGTGGCCGGTTGTAAAAACTGCCTTTACCCAAACTCTGTATGTCCCATTTGGGGAAGCTGTTGTATTTGCCATGATTTTACCCTATTTGAGTAATCCCAAAAAGGCAAGAATGACAGGAGTTTCCGCTCTATGCTTAAGTGGTATAAATTTAGCAATAGTTATGGCTGTCAACATTAGTGTTCTTGGGATCGATTATACTATGCGATCCCAATATCCTCTCTTATCCGCAATCCAGAGAATTCAAGTTGCAGAATTCTTAGAGCGATTAGATGTATTTTATATGCTAGGCACAGTAATCGGAGGATTCTTTAAAATTTGTATATTTTTTTACGCGGTTGTAATTGGGGCATCGGGTTTATTTAACGTAAAGAAACCTTCACGGTTAGCTTACCCGATTGGGCTTGTTATTTTAATATTATCAATGACGATTGCTAGCAGTTACTCGGAACATATACGGGAAGGGTTAGATATTGTTCCGATTTATTTACATCTACCCTTTCAAGTCATTATTCCGATATTTCTCCTAGCAATCGCATTTGTTAAAAATAGAAAAAAACAAACTAAAAAAGATCCAAATATTTCAGAGCCTGACTCCCCGGTAATAGAGTAG
- a CDS encoding Ger(x)C family spore germination protein, with the protein MIDRRRFIFLILIMQSLLLSGCWSQKELTDIAFVAALGIDKGEDGKYVGTIQIVNPANVATTGQTGGSQGAPVTVFSSNGDTLTETVRRATAKVSRRLYFTHTNLVVVGEQLAREEGINFLFDAIDRDPEFRTTATVVIAHDANAQDLIKILSIIEKVPANKVIKILESSEKRWGEHINTDVHEVIQGLVSPGKEPVISGFKIKGDAKQGETLENLQQSSPNTRIEANGIGIFKNGKLTDWFEGTTSRGALWVLDKISATAINLDWEEKKEAMVYDLLRQKTEVTASMEKNRPKISIKVRTEGQIGEVAIPIDLNDPTIILKIEKELEKQIKSEIEDAIQRAQENQTDVFGFGESVHRANPNEWKRLKLDWDEVHFPELDTDVTVDVFIRGTELRNKSYISTVENER; encoded by the coding sequence ATGATCGATAGAAGGAGATTTATTTTCCTCATACTAATCATGCAAAGCCTCCTTCTTTCAGGGTGTTGGAGCCAAAAAGAACTAACTGATATTGCATTTGTTGCAGCATTAGGAATCGATAAAGGTGAAGACGGAAAGTATGTTGGAACCATTCAAATTGTGAATCCCGCCAATGTAGCCACTACGGGTCAAACCGGTGGTTCACAGGGAGCTCCAGTAACTGTTTTTTCTTCAAACGGAGACACTCTAACTGAAACAGTCCGCCGTGCAACAGCCAAAGTATCACGGAGACTATATTTTACCCATACGAACCTTGTTGTCGTCGGTGAACAATTGGCAAGGGAGGAGGGGATTAATTTTCTTTTTGACGCAATAGATCGTGACCCCGAGTTTCGAACCACAGCTACCGTCGTGATTGCCCATGATGCAAATGCACAGGATTTAATAAAAATCCTATCTATCATTGAAAAGGTTCCCGCCAATAAAGTGATCAAAATCTTAGAGTCCTCCGAAAAAAGATGGGGCGAACATATAAATACAGACGTTCATGAGGTGATACAGGGTTTAGTCTCTCCTGGTAAAGAGCCTGTTATTAGCGGTTTTAAAATAAAAGGGGATGCAAAACAAGGGGAAACATTAGAGAATCTTCAACAATCCTCCCCCAATACGAGAATAGAAGCAAATGGTATTGGAATTTTTAAAAATGGAAAGCTCACCGATTGGTTCGAAGGTACAACCTCAAGAGGTGCTTTATGGGTTCTTGACAAAATTAGTGCAACAGCCATAAATCTTGACTGGGAAGAAAAAAAAGAAGCAATGGTTTATGATTTGCTTAGGCAAAAAACAGAAGTAACTGCCTCTATGGAAAAGAATCGGCCAAAAATTTCCATTAAAGTCCGTACGGAAGGGCAAATTGGAGAAGTAGCAATACCTATTGATCTAAATGATCCTACTATTATTTTAAAAATAGAAAAAGAATTGGAAAAACAAATTAAAAGCGAAATAGAGGATGCCATTCAAAGAGCACAGGAAAATCAAACCGATGTCTTTGGGTTTGGAGAATCCGTCCATCGTGCTAATCCAAATGAGTGGAAAAGGTTAAAGCTCGACTGGGATGAGGTTCACTTTCCCGAGTTAGATACAGATGTAACAGTCGATGTCTTTATAAGAGGTACAGAATTAAGAAACAAATCTTACATCTCTACTGTTGAGAATGAACGTTAA
- a CDS encoding spore germination protein, with protein sequence MPPFFKRSKRKKKNPNEETNQNKTNASVYESIDVSLSANLDIIRKRTGNSPDVVFRELKIGRNPEVPIAIVYLEGLSDHKTINDFLIESIMQSKTLQEELAQQDVFEIMKKQVIALGTVTVIHDWNELFSSLMSGQAIIFIDGKGAALCTSTKGGEKRSIEEPSSQVTIRGPRDGFTESIQVNISLVRRRIQNPDLWVESMKIGKVTKTTVSFMYINGIAKDEIVEEVRTRLKRINIDSILESGYIEQLIEDQTLTTFPTTYNTERPDTVAGNLLEGRIAIFVDGTPFVLLVPALFIQFFQSVEDYYGRFDISTALRFLRILMFIISIIAPAVYIAATTFHQEMIPTPLIIAIAAQREAVPFPAFVEALIMEVAFEILREAGIRMPRAVGSAISVVGALVVGQAAVEAGIVSAAMVIIVAITAIANFATPSMAMAISARLIRFLYMVAAATFGFYGVILAMIFQTVHLCSLRSFGVPYMSPLAPMIPSDNDDTIVRVPWWAFRTRPKLMTGENSIREGKNQKPKPPKNRGMVNTQQKEKGDSDDR encoded by the coding sequence ATGCCTCCGTTTTTCAAACGTTCGAAACGAAAGAAAAAAAATCCTAATGAAGAGACTAATCAAAACAAGACAAATGCTTCAGTGTATGAGTCTATTGATGTGTCACTTTCAGCAAACTTAGACATCATTCGAAAAAGAACAGGGAATAGTCCCGATGTAGTTTTTCGCGAATTAAAAATTGGAAGAAACCCAGAAGTTCCAATAGCGATTGTTTACCTAGAAGGTTTATCAGACCATAAAACTATTAATGATTTTTTAATTGAATCGATTATGCAGAGTAAGACATTACAAGAAGAGCTGGCTCAACAAGATGTATTTGAAATTATGAAAAAACAGGTTATTGCTCTTGGAACTGTGACAGTAATTCACGATTGGAATGAGTTGTTCTCCTCTTTAATGTCAGGGCAAGCCATCATTTTTATAGATGGGAAAGGAGCAGCACTTTGTACAAGCACAAAAGGCGGAGAGAAACGGTCGATTGAAGAACCAAGCAGTCAAGTTACAATACGTGGTCCAAGAGATGGATTTACAGAATCGATCCAAGTAAACATTTCCCTAGTGCGCAGACGAATCCAAAACCCGGATTTGTGGGTGGAATCCATGAAGATTGGCAAGGTTACGAAAACCACCGTCTCTTTCATGTATATTAACGGGATTGCGAAAGACGAGATTGTGGAAGAGGTACGTACACGATTAAAAAGGATTAACATTGACAGTATTCTTGAATCAGGGTATATAGAACAGCTGATAGAAGACCAGACTCTTACAACCTTTCCAACAACCTATAACACAGAAAGACCAGATACCGTTGCAGGTAACTTGCTCGAAGGAAGAATAGCGATTTTCGTTGATGGAACTCCATTTGTATTACTCGTTCCGGCATTATTCATTCAATTTTTTCAATCTGTTGAGGATTATTATGGCCGTTTTGATATCTCAACTGCACTTCGCTTTTTGCGAATTTTAATGTTTATTATATCGATTATTGCACCTGCTGTTTATATCGCCGCTACCACTTTTCATCAGGAGATGATTCCAACCCCTTTAATAATTGCGATTGCGGCACAGCGGGAGGCAGTACCCTTCCCAGCATTTGTCGAAGCACTCATTATGGAAGTAGCGTTTGAAATTTTGCGGGAAGCAGGAATTCGGATGCCACGGGCCGTCGGTTCGGCCATATCGGTTGTAGGTGCGCTTGTTGTAGGTCAGGCTGCTGTCGAAGCCGGCATTGTATCTGCCGCTATGGTCATTATTGTGGCTATTACGGCTATTGCCAATTTTGCGACCCCTTCAATGGCGATGGCCATTTCAGCACGCTTAATTCGCTTTCTATACATGGTAGCAGCTGCCACATTTGGTTTCTATGGCGTTATTCTAGCTATGATCTTCCAGACCGTACACCTTTGCAGCCTGCGTTCTTTTGGGGTTCCTTATATGTCACCACTTGCTCCAATGATACCTTCAGATAATGATGATACCATTGTCCGAGTACCGTGGTGGGCTTTCAGAACAAGACCAAAATTAATGACTGGGGAAAATAGTATTCGAGAAGGAAAAAATCAAAAACCAAAGCCTCCTAAAAATCGTGGCATGGTTAATACACAACAAAAGGAAAAAGGTGACAGTGATGATCGATAG
- a CDS encoding DUF2277 domain-containing protein, protein MCRNIRPLYNFDPPATEEEIHAAALQYVRKITGFQKPSKINEEAFNRAIDEVAYATKKLLESLETNAEPRNREAEAEKARARSAKRFAANN, encoded by the coding sequence ATGTGTAGAAATATTAGGCCACTTTATAATTTTGACCCTCCAGCAACGGAAGAGGAAATTCACGCAGCAGCACTTCAGTATGTGAGAAAGATTACTGGGTTTCAAAAACCTTCAAAGATAAATGAAGAGGCTTTTAATCGTGCAATCGACGAAGTGGCTTACGCCACAAAAAAGCTGCTGGAATCTTTAGAAACAAACGCAGAACCGCGGAATCGCGAGGCTGAAGCTGAAAAAGCGCGTGCAAGATCGGCTAAGAGGTTTGCAGCTAATAACTAA
- a CDS encoding heavy metal translocating P-type ATPase gives MLAETKAFKQPANLEISWLEKIKSHIELMAALFSGLLIIIGWLLAENSFQTASVITYVAAFVIGGFAKAKEGIEETIANKELNVEILMILAAIGSAIIGYWTEGAILIFIFALSGALETYTMNKSHKEISALMNLQPEEAVRVKNGVEEKVSISELFVGDVVLVKPGERVPTDGKITEGQTSLDEAAITGESIPVNKSINDEVFAGTVNLRGTIMVEMTKPNSETLFQKIITLVQTAQSEKSPSQQFIERFEGKYVKTVLVVVGLMLFIPHFVFGWGWNETFYRAMILLVVASPCALVASIMPATLSAISKGARNGILFKGGVHLENLGNLRVIAFDKTGTLTKGKPVVTDVIVREDLSEDQLLTYVASIENYSNHPLAAAIVRYATAKGIDLTKPENMEDIAGYGVQATINGAKWKVGKAEFVGRNEAEQFQKGIAYTLAEQGKTVVFAEDEKGIAGLLTLKDIVREETVQAIQALKKAGIRTVMLTGDSEKTASAIASESGIDTYIAECLPETKVEQMKKLKEQFGTVAMVGDGINDAPALATATVGIAMGEGTDVALETADVVLMKNDLPKIAEAVKLSKKMNRIIKQNVVFSIAVILLLIASNFMQSLALPIGVIGHEGSTILVILNGLRLLRS, from the coding sequence ATGCTTGCTGAAACGAAGGCCTTTAAACAGCCTGCTAATCTCGAAATCTCATGGCTTGAAAAAATAAAATCACATATTGAACTTATGGCTGCATTATTTAGCGGGTTACTAATCATAATAGGATGGCTTTTGGCAGAGAACTCATTCCAAACTGCATCTGTTATCACTTATGTAGCTGCATTCGTAATCGGTGGCTTTGCCAAAGCAAAAGAAGGTATTGAAGAAACGATTGCCAATAAAGAATTAAATGTAGAAATCCTGATGATATTAGCTGCGATTGGCTCTGCGATCATTGGATACTGGACAGAAGGTGCCATCCTCATTTTTATTTTTGCGTTAAGTGGTGCTCTTGAAACGTATACCATGAATAAAAGCCATAAAGAAATTTCTGCATTAATGAACCTTCAGCCAGAGGAAGCGGTTCGAGTTAAAAACGGAGTGGAGGAAAAAGTCTCAATTTCGGAGTTATTCGTTGGAGATGTTGTGTTAGTGAAGCCAGGCGAACGCGTACCAACGGATGGAAAAATCACCGAAGGACAAACCAGCTTGGATGAAGCTGCTATTACAGGCGAATCGATACCAGTGAATAAATCAATCAATGATGAAGTTTTTGCCGGTACCGTTAATTTACGCGGGACAATTATGGTTGAAATGACCAAACCTAATAGTGAAACATTATTTCAAAAAATTATTACACTTGTCCAAACGGCACAGAGTGAAAAGTCGCCATCACAGCAATTTATTGAACGCTTTGAAGGAAAATATGTAAAAACAGTTTTAGTCGTCGTTGGTCTTATGTTATTTATCCCCCACTTTGTATTTGGTTGGGGCTGGAATGAAACTTTTTATCGCGCCATGATTTTACTGGTAGTTGCTTCACCTTGTGCGCTTGTCGCATCGATTATGCCTGCTACCTTATCTGCTATTTCTAAAGGTGCACGCAACGGAATCCTATTTAAAGGCGGCGTTCATCTTGAAAACCTTGGGAATTTACGGGTAATTGCTTTTGATAAGACTGGCACCCTTACTAAAGGGAAACCGGTGGTGACCGATGTTATCGTTCGCGAAGACCTATCTGAAGACCAACTCTTAACTTATGTTGCATCTATTGAAAATTACTCAAATCATCCGCTCGCAGCTGCTATAGTTCGTTATGCGACTGCTAAAGGCATCGACTTAACGAAGCCTGAGAATATGGAAGATATCGCTGGATATGGGGTGCAGGCAACGATCAATGGAGCAAAATGGAAGGTTGGAAAAGCTGAATTTGTCGGGCGTAACGAGGCAGAGCAATTCCAGAAAGGAATCGCTTATACCCTTGCAGAGCAAGGTAAAACAGTCGTTTTTGCTGAAGATGAGAAAGGAATTGCAGGCTTATTAACCTTAAAGGATATTGTTCGGGAAGAAACTGTTCAAGCGATCCAAGCTCTTAAAAAAGCGGGCATTCGCACGGTAATGTTAACAGGTGACAGCGAAAAAACGGCGTCTGCGATTGCTTCTGAAAGTGGGATTGACACCTATATTGCCGAATGTCTCCCTGAGACGAAAGTAGAACAAATGAAAAAACTGAAAGAACAATTCGGTACAGTTGCTATGGTTGGCGACGGAATCAATGATGCTCCCGCTCTAGCTACTGCAACAGTTGGAATTGCAATGGGAGAAGGCACTGATGTTGCACTAGAAACAGCCGATGTTGTGTTAATGAAAAATGATTTGCCTAAAATAGCAGAGGCAGTGAAACTCTCAAAAAAAATGAACCGAATTATTAAACAAAACGTCGTATTTTCCATTGCGGTGATCTTACTTTTAATTGCTTCTAACTTTATGCAGTCTCTGGCTTTGCCAATCGGTGTTATTGGACATGAAGGAAGTACCATTTTAGTTATCTTGAATGGATTGAGATTGTTAAGATCATAA